The following proteins are co-located in the Scomber scombrus chromosome 2, fScoSco1.1, whole genome shotgun sequence genome:
- the chchd10 gene encoding coiled-coil-helix-coiled-coil-helix domain-containing protein 10, mitochondrial, giving the protein MARGSRSRSSAPASPAPSHAPAPTHPPPTALAPAPAQSQGPGLMAQMATTAAGVAVGSAVGHVVGSALTGAFSGGSSSPEPAKPTYQEPPRPAPAQPGPCHFEVKQFLDCATNQNDLSLCEGFNEALKQCKFSHGVTSLV; this is encoded by the exons ATGGCCAGAGGAAGCCGCAGCCGTTCTTCAGCTCCAGCAag CCCAGCTCCATCCCATGCTCCAGCTCCCACTCACCCACCTCCTACTGCCCTGGCCCCAGCTCCAGCTCAGTCCCAGGGGCCAGGCCTCATGGCCCAGATGGCTACCACAGCTGCTGGGGTAGCAGTAGGTTCGGCTGTTGGCCACGTGGTTGGAAGTGCCCTTACAGGAGCGTTCAGTGGGGGCAGCAGCAGTCCAGAGCCTGCCAAACCTACATACCAG GAGCCCCCGCGGCCTGCTCCAGCACAGCCAGGCCCTTGTCACTTTGAGGTCAAACAATTCCTGGACTGTGCCACCAATCAGAATGACCTGAGTTTATGTGAGGGCTTCAATGAGGCACTCAAACAGTGCAAGTTCTCCCATG GTGTGACATCACTGGTGTGA
- the LOC133987717 gene encoding zinc finger protein 239-like, whose amino-acid sequence MTMSTAMDFHSQIASIMEMLANSAVAEICKVVDDGYAVVHLEMSRSQKENEFLRRKIKLLELQIARYRAERVRGTESSISSRFPGVRLLTQQDRGTLAGPALQGRTRFLNRGPAAQHSLQKSQSINLDQDPDQEVVTTTKIESAEPEEEELLIVKVEGAFESITNADPDDKDSSDTRPARHHSEMEGQGCPKYTSSPQRKEEKMDEVQGSSAEKHSPFQMLLEWQESSETEAMEQPSCSTLAPETISRRSSLSRIRANPASSITTVLKTGQTSSASMFHEILSNSLPREVEDSCSVAMSPVRGGHEGVEEDLTPLGGQNNASERSQCQPLLCIQIKEPHTEVMFEGNRAYSNHISIFNNPPVTMGTVDSQQQTHSKTHSWCGVQQTDTFSNQNQLYQQSTNQNQECGSVQQQQQQPCLQYACTFCSRRYAHQCQLRIHERVHTGEKPYQCVQCGKSFGQFCSLKRHQMVHTGERPFPCPQCGKQFSTSTNLKVHQSVHTGEKRFHCSKCGKNFSFHSNLIRHQALHTNK is encoded by the exons ATGACAATGTCGACTGCCATGGACTTCCATTCTCAGATAGCCTCCATCATGGAGATGTTAGCTAACTCCGCCGTCGCAGAAATTTGCAAAGTTGTGGATGACGGATACGCCGTGGTCCACCTGGAAATGTCCCGGAGTCAGAAGGAGAACGAGTTTCTGCGGCGGAAAATCAAACTGTTGGAGCTGCAGATCGCCCGGTACCGAGCGGAGAGAGTGAGGGGAACAGAGAGCTCCATCAGCAGCCGCTTCCCCGGGGTTCGCCTCCTTACCCAGCAGGACAGGGGTACTCTGGCAG GCCCGGCTCTTCAGGGCAGGACCAGGTTTCTAAACAGAGGGCCAGCGGCACAGCACTCTTTGCAGAAGAGCcagtccatcaacctggatcaGGACCCAGATCAGGAGGTCGTGACCACCACTAAAATAGAG TCAGCAGAacctgaggaggaggagctacTGATTGTCAAGGTGGAGGGAGCATTTGAGAGCATTACAAACGCTGACCCCGACGACAAGGACTCCAGCGACACCCGGCCAGCCAGACACCACAGCGAAATGGAG GGCCAAGGATGTCCGAAATACACCAGCAGCCCtcagaggaaggaggaaaagatggatGAAGTGCAAG GTAGCTCTGCAGAGAAACATAGTCCTTTTCAAATGCTGCTGGAGTGGCAGgagagcagtgagactgaagCTATGGAGCAGCCATCTTGTTCCACGTTGGCGCCAGAAACCATATCAAGAAGGTCGTCATTGAGCCGAATAAGGGCAAACCCTGCCTCCAGTATCACCACTGTTCTCAAAACTGGTCAAACAAGTTCTGCATCTATGTTCCACGAAATTCTCAGCAACTCACTTCCACGTGAAGTGGAGGACAGCTGCAGTGTTGCGATGTCACCTGTACGAGGCGGCCATGAGGGAGTTGAAGAAGACTTAACACCCCTCGGAGGTCAGAACAATGCCAGTGAGAGGTCACAGTGTCAACCACTGCTATGTATTCAGATCAAGGAGCCACACACTGAGGTGATGTTTGAAGGTAACAGAGCCTACAGTAATCACATTTCTATCTTTAACAACCCCCCTGTTACCATGGGGACAGTGGACTCCCAACAACAAACGCATTCAAAAACGCATTCTTGGTGTGGAGTTCAGCAAACGGATACCTTCTCTAATCAAAACCAGCTTTATCAACAATCTACCAATCAGAATCAAGAGTGTGggtcagtgcagcagcagcagcagcagccctgcCTCCAGTATGCTTGCACCTTCTGCTCACGCCGCTATGCTCATCAATGCCAGCTGCGCATCCATGAGCGCGTACACACAGGGGAGAAGCCATACCAGTGTGTCCAGTGTGGGAAGAGCTTCGGCCAGTTCTGCAGCCTTAAGCGCCACCAGATGGTTCACACAGGGGAGAGACCGTTCCCCTGCCCCCAATGTGGCAAGCAGTTCTCCACCTCCACCAACCTGAAGGTCCACCAGAGTGTCCACACTGGGGAGAAGAGGTTTCACTGTTCCAAGTGTGGCAAGAACTTTTCCTTTCATAGCAACCTAATCAGGCACCAAGCTCTTCACACCAACAAGTAG
- the ddt gene encoding D-dopachrome decarboxylase produces MPFIDIESNLAASAFTEEFLKKLCTCTAAALGKPEERMNLVVKPQLPMLIAGSCSPCVMLSVSAIGVTDTADKNKEHSAKIFEFLTRELGLTEDRIVIQFHALQPHQVGKKGTVMSFL; encoded by the exons ATGCCTTTCATTGACATAGAGAGTAATCTAGCAGCCAGCGCCTTCACCGAGGAGTTCCTCAAGAAGCTGTGCACCTGCACCGCGGCTGCTCTGGGCAAACCAGAGGAA AGGATGAACTTGGTGGTGAAGCCCCAGCTGCCGATGCTGATAGCTGGCTCCTGCTCGCCATGTGTGATGCTGTCAGTGTCGGCTATCGGTGTGACTGACACTGCTGACAAGAATAAGGAACACAGTGCCAAGATCTTTGAGTTTTTGACCAGAGAACTTGGTCTGACTGAAGACAG GATTGTTATTCAGTTTCACGCGCTGCAGCCTCACCAGGTCGGGAAGAAGGGAACTGTCATGAGCTTCTTGTGA